In a genomic window of Planctomycetaceae bacterium:
- a CDS encoding RNA ligase (ATP), which produces MRKLASIQTVSEVSSIPGADAIERLRILGWWIVAKKGEHSVGDRLVYCEIDSLLPEKPEFEFLRASCFKPAIEEGGQVLQRAGFRIKTMKLRGQVSQGICFPLSILPAETATDIGLDVTEALGIIKYEPPIPVGMGGRIKGVFPAFLPKTDEIRIQVLEQILERYRGMRFAVTEKLDGTSFTAFLHEGEFGLCSRNQWLDDTDMSNTLCRLAETLGLRSLLKRMQAEFGISPAIQGEVIGPGVQGNKYKLKEPELYVFNVLDAREYRLVDRTQQQEILKVSGLKSVPQIDVITLDHTVDQLVEMSIGTSVLNSSVQREGVVFRPESEIHDPDIGGRLSFKVINPRFLLKFDE; this is translated from the coding sequence ATGCGAAAACTGGCGAGCATTCAAACGGTCTCTGAAGTGAGCTCCATTCCAGGTGCGGATGCCATTGAACGATTGCGCATTCTTGGATGGTGGATTGTTGCAAAAAAGGGGGAACACTCAGTCGGGGATCGACTGGTTTATTGCGAAATCGATTCGCTCCTTCCGGAGAAGCCCGAGTTTGAATTCCTGCGGGCCAGTTGCTTCAAGCCTGCCATCGAAGAGGGCGGCCAGGTTCTGCAGCGTGCCGGTTTTCGCATCAAAACCATGAAGCTGCGGGGGCAGGTCTCTCAGGGGATCTGTTTTCCACTCAGCATTCTTCCCGCGGAAACAGCGACCGATATCGGACTGGACGTAACCGAAGCTCTGGGCATCATCAAGTACGAACCTCCGATACCGGTGGGCATGGGTGGACGAATCAAAGGCGTATTTCCTGCGTTCCTTCCCAAAACGGATGAGATTCGCATTCAGGTGCTTGAACAGATCCTTGAACGGTACCGTGGCATGCGGTTCGCGGTCACCGAGAAGCTGGACGGCACATCGTTCACCGCGTTTCTGCACGAAGGCGAATTCGGCTTGTGTAGTCGTAATCAGTGGCTGGATGACACTGACATGTCCAACACCCTATGTCGGCTTGCCGAGACTCTGGGACTGCGTTCCCTCCTTAAAAGAATGCAGGCAGAGTTCGGAATCAGTCCGGCTATTCAGGGCGAGGTCATTGGGCCCGGTGTGCAGGGAAACAAGTACAAACTTAAGGAACCGGAACTGTATGTCTTTAACGTGCTGGATGCTCGGGAATACCGGCTTGTGGATCGAACGCAACAGCAGGAGATTCTGAAGGTGAGTGGTCTGAAGTCGGTTCCACAAATCGATGTTATCACACTTGATCACACAGTCGATCAACTGGTCGAAATGTCGATCGGCACCAGCGTTCTGAATTCCAGTGTTCAACGCGAAGGAGTTGTGTTTCGACCCGAATCTGAAATTCATGATCCGGACATTGGTGGTCGCCTGAGCTTCAAGGTTATCAACCCCAGGTTTCTGCTGAAGTTTGATGAATAG
- a CDS encoding homoserine dehydrogenase produces the protein MNGDFETDLNVAIVGCGTVGSGVIRILQANADQLAARAGRRLNLRRVVVRDKTRPRSVDIDPSLVTDDINSVIGDPAIDVVIQVMGGINPALQYMTQILQSGKDVITANKALLHAHGEELFSLAEENGCCISFEAAVAGGIPVIAAVTQCLTANQIRSIEAILNGTSNFILSRMLDCRLTYEDVLAEAQALGYAEADPAMDVDGIDAAQKLAILTQLAFGTRVALDQIIVQGIRQVELLDLQVALELGYKVKLLAISRMVQDRLQVSVQPTLVRAERAVAQTGGADNIIALEGDALGTLRLSGAGAGQMPTASAVVADLVDYATGRAPLTFASILRTRHQTPVPIHPPDEFSRRYYLRFVVADRPHVLADITDVLGLCGISISSVRQDETPDETEGNQGVARLVIITHRTTEGKLRTANARLATLSCIQGTGISMPISD, from the coding sequence ATGAACGGCGATTTTGAAACTGATCTGAATGTTGCAATTGTCGGATGTGGCACTGTCGGTTCTGGAGTCATTCGGATCCTTCAGGCAAACGCCGATCAGCTGGCGGCCCGCGCCGGTCGCCGCCTGAACCTGCGCCGAGTCGTCGTGCGGGACAAAACGCGCCCTCGCAGTGTCGACATTGATCCCTCTTTGGTCACAGACGACATCAACAGCGTGATCGGTGATCCGGCCATTGATGTTGTCATTCAGGTGATGGGCGGCATCAACCCGGCACTGCAGTACATGACTCAGATTCTGCAGTCCGGCAAAGACGTTATCACCGCAAACAAAGCGCTTCTGCACGCCCATGGTGAGGAACTGTTTTCGCTCGCCGAAGAGAATGGCTGCTGCATCTCATTCGAAGCCGCGGTAGCTGGCGGCATCCCCGTGATCGCCGCCGTCACACAATGCCTGACGGCCAACCAAATTCGTTCGATCGAGGCCATTCTGAATGGTACCAGTAATTTCATCCTGTCCCGGATGCTCGACTGCAGGCTGACGTATGAGGATGTTCTTGCCGAAGCCCAGGCACTGGGTTACGCAGAAGCAGATCCTGCGATGGACGTTGATGGGATCGATGCCGCCCAGAAACTTGCCATCCTGACGCAGCTGGCGTTTGGTACTCGAGTCGCACTCGACCAGATCATCGTCCAGGGGATTCGTCAGGTCGAATTGCTCGATCTGCAGGTTGCCCTCGAACTGGGATACAAAGTCAAGTTACTGGCAATTTCACGGATGGTTCAGGACCGGCTTCAGGTTTCGGTTCAACCGACGCTCGTCCGCGCTGAACGTGCGGTCGCGCAAACCGGTGGGGCGGATAACATTATCGCGCTCGAAGGTGATGCCCTTGGGACGCTGCGACTGTCGGGAGCCGGGGCTGGACAGATGCCAACGGCATCCGCCGTCGTCGCAGATCTCGTTGACTACGCCACGGGGCGAGCTCCGCTGACATTTGCGTCGATCCTGCGAACACGACATCAGACCCCCGTCCCGATTCATCCACCCGACGAATTCAGTCGCCGATACTACCTGCGTTTTGTCGTTGCTGATCGTCCTCACGTTCTTGCAGATATCACGGATGTCCTCGGGCTCTGTGGTATCAGTATCAGCAGCGTTCGGCAGGATGAAACCCCCGACGAAACCGAAGGCAATCAGGGAGTCGCCCGTCTGGTGATCATCACGCACCGAACCACCGAAGGCAAACTTCGCACAGCAAATGCACGTCTCGCGACCCTTTCGTGTATTCAGGGGACAGGCATCTCTATGCCCATTTCGGATTAA
- a CDS encoding menaquinone biosynthesis protein, with protein MSSATLTTMQIGAVSYLNSRPLVEGLDQLLPTADLVLDYPSRLADALAADQLDVALIPSVEYFRRPGYEIVSNACVAARGEVMSVKLYCRTHPGRIKTLALDEGSRTSAALSKVILAEKYGVIPKTEPLRMDFSTRQSSADAVLLIGDRAMIAPDESFEEVIDLGAFWYDWTGLPFVFAMWVARRNAQTEGVDAALCQARDLGLKAIHRIGRNAAADLGITEETAIHYLTKNLHYHLTSAERNGLRLFCDLASQHNLVNPNVDIVFRDFVPA; from the coding sequence ATGTCCTCCGCAACCCTGACAACCATGCAAATTGGAGCGGTTAGTTACCTGAACTCTCGTCCACTGGTCGAGGGCCTCGATCAACTTCTGCCGACGGCAGATTTGGTCCTGGATTACCCCAGCCGACTCGCGGACGCACTGGCCGCGGACCAATTGGATGTTGCGCTGATTCCATCGGTCGAGTACTTCAGACGCCCCGGGTATGAGATTGTGTCGAATGCCTGCGTCGCTGCACGCGGCGAGGTGATGAGCGTCAAGTTGTACTGCCGCACGCACCCTGGCAGGATCAAGACCCTGGCTCTGGACGAGGGTTCTCGAACGAGCGCGGCTCTGTCGAAAGTGATCCTGGCCGAGAAATACGGTGTGATTCCAAAGACAGAGCCACTTCGAATGGACTTCAGCACCCGGCAGTCCTCTGCGGATGCCGTTCTGTTGATCGGAGATCGGGCGATGATTGCTCCCGATGAATCGTTCGAAGAAGTAATCGACCTTGGTGCGTTCTGGTATGACTGGACAGGACTGCCTTTCGTATTTGCCATGTGGGTTGCCCGCCGCAATGCTCAAACCGAAGGTGTCGATGCCGCCCTTTGTCAGGCTCGAGACCTCGGGCTGAAAGCCATCCACCGAATCGGACGCAATGCGGCGGCGGATCTTGGCATCACGGAAGAAACAGCAATCCACTACCTCACGAAGAATCTGCATTACCACCTGACCAGCGCAGAACGCAATGGCTTGCGTTTGTTTTGCGATCTGGCCTCTCAACATAACCTGGTGAACCCGAATGTTGACATCGTCTTCCGAGATTTCGTGCCTGCTTGA
- the mqnC gene encoding cyclic dehypoxanthinyl futalosine synthase, with translation MLTSSSEISCLLEKAVSGERLTRADGLALLKSHDLAAIGAAADAVTRRLHPEPFRTYNIDRNINYTNACTAVCDFCAFYRPPDHPEVYVLPVETLLQKIQETVDLGGDQILLQGGLHPKLPLEWYEETLSTLKKHFPAVNIHGFSPPEIFHFTKISKLPLKTVLERLRAAGLGSIPGGGGEILVDRVRKEITRGKVLSDDWLNVMRVWHQLGGKSTGTMMFGHVETLEERIEHLDRIRELQDETGGFTAFICWTFQRDNTAMDHLAPAGAFEYLKTQAVSRLYLDNINNIQSSWVTQGEKVGQLALLFGANDMGSLMIEENVVSQAGTVHHLTVDKIRRCIQNVGYIPRQRNVFYEYIDQPDQVRPEPSKPILPVLQS, from the coding sequence ATGTTGACATCGTCTTCCGAGATTTCGTGCCTGCTTGAGAAAGCGGTTTCCGGTGAACGTCTGACTCGCGCCGACGGACTGGCTCTGCTGAAGTCACACGACCTTGCAGCCATCGGAGCTGCTGCAGACGCGGTAACGCGCCGACTGCACCCGGAACCTTTCCGCACGTACAACATTGATCGCAATATCAATTACACCAATGCCTGCACAGCTGTTTGCGATTTCTGCGCGTTCTATCGTCCGCCCGATCATCCGGAAGTTTATGTCCTGCCTGTGGAGACACTCCTTCAGAAAATCCAGGAGACCGTTGATCTCGGCGGTGATCAGATTCTGCTTCAGGGCGGACTCCATCCCAAACTGCCGCTCGAATGGTACGAAGAGACCCTTTCGACTCTGAAGAAGCATTTTCCGGCAGTGAATATCCACGGCTTCAGTCCGCCGGAGATCTTCCACTTTACGAAAATCAGCAAGCTGCCACTGAAGACGGTTTTGGAACGGTTGCGAGCTGCGGGTCTGGGAAGCATTCCGGGCGGTGGAGGAGAGATTCTGGTGGACCGAGTCCGAAAGGAGATTACACGCGGCAAGGTTCTCTCGGATGACTGGCTGAATGTCATGCGAGTCTGGCATCAGCTTGGCGGAAAGTCCACGGGTACGATGATGTTCGGTCACGTCGAAACCCTCGAAGAACGAATCGAACACCTGGATCGCATTCGGGAACTTCAGGATGAAACAGGTGGATTCACGGCGTTCATCTGCTGGACATTCCAGCGCGATAACACAGCGATGGATCATCTGGCCCCTGCGGGTGCGTTCGAGTATCTGAAGACGCAGGCTGTCAGTCGATTGTACCTGGACAACATCAACAACATTCAGTCGTCCTGGGTGACCCAGGGTGAAAAAGTGGGGCAGCTGGCGTTGTTGTTTGGAGCCAATGACATGGGCAGCCTGATGATTGAAGAAAACGTGGTATCTCAGGCTGGCACCGTTCACCATCTGACGGTGGACAAGATTCGGCGTTGCATTCAGAACGTCGGTTACATCCCGCGGCAGCGGAATGTGTTTTACGAATATATCGATCAGCCGGATCAGGTGCGTCCGGAACCGTCGAAGCCGATTCTTCCGGTTCTGCAGTCGTAA
- a CDS encoding ATP-binding cassette domain-containing protein, with amino-acid sequence MIRVQGLIKEFDDARHGVFRAVDNVSFEVKPGEIYGLLGPNGAGKTTCLRILSTVLRPTRGTVEIDGLNVIRDPEGVRTRIGFMSCNTGIYDRMTAWEMVEYYGRLYGIPEERLQLRLKEIFDILQMNDIRDRLGGKMSTGMKQKVSIARTIVHDPPVIIFDEPTSGLDVLVARAVLQAVASLRDQGKCIIFSTHIMREVEKLCDRISIIHRGRILAEGTLPELADEYSQPDVEELFFDLIQRREEEFESAVSSPGSAKQL; translated from the coding sequence ATGATTCGAGTTCAGGGGCTGATCAAAGAATTCGACGACGCGAGGCACGGAGTGTTTCGTGCTGTCGACAATGTGTCTTTCGAGGTCAAGCCGGGCGAGATTTACGGGCTTCTCGGGCCCAACGGGGCTGGCAAAACAACTTGTCTTCGAATTCTCAGCACCGTGCTTCGCCCGACTCGCGGCACCGTTGAGATCGACGGACTGAACGTGATTCGCGATCCGGAAGGAGTGCGAACACGCATCGGTTTTATGTCGTGCAATACAGGAATCTATGATCGAATGACGGCCTGGGAAATGGTCGAATACTACGGTCGGCTGTATGGAATTCCGGAAGAAAGGCTGCAGCTCCGTTTGAAGGAGATCTTTGATATTCTGCAGATGAACGATATTCGCGATCGACTTGGAGGCAAGATGTCGACAGGTATGAAACAGAAGGTTTCGATTGCACGAACGATCGTTCATGACCCCCCCGTCATTATCTTCGACGAGCCCACATCAGGGCTTGATGTCCTTGTCGCACGAGCAGTACTTCAGGCCGTCGCTTCCCTTCGGGATCAGGGCAAGTGCATTATTTTTTCGACCCACATCATGAGGGAGGTCGAGAAGCTCTGCGATCGAATTTCGATCATTCACCGCGGTCGCATTCTGGCAGAAGGCACGTTGCCGGAACTTGCCGACGAGTATAGCCAGCCGGATGTTGAGGAACTGTTCTTCGATCTGATTCAGCGGCGAGAAGAAGAATTCGAATCCGCAGTGTCGAGCCCGGGCAGTGCCAAACAACTTTGA
- a CDS encoding ABC transporter permease subunit/CPBP intramembrane protease: MSWKNIRLIFMREVRDQLRDRRTLFMITILPVMLYPMLGLGIVEMMLTFSEQRRNVVILNTDQLPADPALLAQNGIAETWFANSDDASKLRIVTDLKSNSALPGDTDENKPDIRQDGQAASRKPAVRGLTDEQLLEAGRRIQQQVYAQYKLLPDGVERTANDVAPDPQTQINQLFETSGIQVLICIPPDYSESLKRMQDHIQDRGNEKTEFRAAPILIVKNSADDKSVVAAGRIKGALDRWEEAIRAQSFQAADLPAELHHPARLTWIEVARDEQVAASVWSKMFPALLVIMALTGAFYPAIDLGAGEKERGTMETLLISPARRVELVLGKFGTIMLFSICTALLNLVSMGFTGKNMAMAMGGGLPGAISLELPGASSLIWLFILLIPLAALFSALCLALATFARSTKEGQYYLTPLLMVVMGMTMFCLSPAVEMTPLYSVLPVVNVALLLKGLLLETAASNNLVVYAVPVLISSLGYSLLALWWAIELYNSEDVLFREAEKFDLRHWFAQLLRTKDSVPAFPEAVFCFVLILMLQFGAMSWLQPDLKSPDAGRNMMRLMVIQQMVMIACPAVFMGVLLTTSLRATFRLRMPSLQAMATGIGLACVAHPLSVELSQFLVAHQVFPPLPDGAVKVMGLLRAGEQPTWLLIVVFALTPAICEELAFRGFILSGLARGGRLAIAVVISSMMFGIVHMIPQQAFNAGLLGLVLGILAIYSRSLFPAIAFHLCNNAIATLHAGGFEWIRADGVFFTRDVDHSLRYEAPLLILCGVAAALMIIHMVREIMLEQDLKRRGIIPSYHDSSEASTPVACTES, encoded by the coding sequence ATGAGCTGGAAAAACATCCGATTGATATTCATGCGTGAAGTCCGCGACCAGTTGCGCGACCGACGCACATTGTTCATGATCACCATTCTGCCGGTGATGTTGTATCCGATGCTCGGACTGGGCATTGTGGAGATGATGCTGACATTCAGCGAGCAACGCCGAAATGTCGTAATCCTGAATACGGACCAGCTTCCGGCTGATCCTGCTTTGCTCGCTCAGAATGGTATCGCTGAAACCTGGTTTGCAAATTCTGATGATGCGTCCAAACTGCGAATTGTGACGGATCTGAAGTCAAACAGTGCATTGCCCGGCGATACAGACGAAAATAAACCCGACATTCGTCAGGACGGACAGGCTGCCAGTCGGAAGCCGGCTGTTCGCGGACTGACTGATGAACAACTGCTGGAGGCCGGGCGTCGAATTCAACAGCAGGTTTACGCGCAGTACAAACTACTGCCCGATGGAGTTGAACGGACAGCGAATGACGTCGCGCCCGATCCACAGACACAGATTAATCAGCTGTTCGAAACCAGTGGGATACAGGTCCTGATTTGTATTCCCCCCGATTACTCTGAGTCGCTGAAGCGAATGCAGGACCATATTCAGGATCGTGGAAACGAAAAGACCGAATTCAGGGCTGCCCCGATTCTGATCGTAAAGAACAGCGCGGACGACAAATCTGTTGTCGCCGCTGGTCGAATCAAGGGAGCGCTGGATCGGTGGGAAGAAGCCATCCGAGCGCAGAGTTTTCAGGCGGCGGACTTACCAGCGGAGTTGCATCACCCGGCACGGCTGACCTGGATTGAAGTCGCTCGGGATGAACAGGTTGCTGCCAGTGTCTGGAGTAAGATGTTTCCGGCGCTGCTTGTGATCATGGCATTGACAGGGGCTTTCTATCCGGCCATTGATCTTGGTGCTGGCGAAAAGGAACGGGGGACAATGGAAACCCTGTTAATTAGTCCCGCGCGGCGGGTCGAACTTGTGCTGGGAAAATTCGGCACGATTATGCTGTTCAGCATCTGCACTGCGTTGCTGAATCTGGTCAGTATGGGGTTCACCGGCAAGAACATGGCGATGGCAATGGGCGGCGGGTTACCCGGTGCGATCAGCCTGGAGTTGCCAGGAGCGTCATCTCTGATCTGGCTCTTCATACTCCTGATACCGCTCGCCGCACTATTCAGCGCGCTTTGTCTGGCGCTGGCGACATTCGCCCGTTCGACCAAAGAGGGACAGTATTATCTGACCCCCCTGCTGATGGTCGTGATGGGCATGACGATGTTTTGCCTGTCCCCTGCCGTTGAAATGACGCCTTTGTACAGTGTGCTTCCGGTCGTCAATGTCGCATTGCTGCTCAAGGGACTGCTGCTGGAAACAGCGGCAAGCAATAATCTTGTGGTCTACGCGGTTCCTGTGTTGATCTCAAGCCTCGGCTACAGTCTGCTGGCACTTTGGTGGGCCATCGAGCTCTACAACAGCGAAGACGTTCTGTTTCGTGAAGCAGAAAAGTTTGATCTGCGCCACTGGTTTGCCCAGTTACTGCGCACAAAGGATTCTGTACCAGCATTTCCTGAAGCGGTGTTCTGTTTTGTCCTGATTCTGATGTTGCAGTTCGGTGCAATGTCGTGGCTTCAGCCAGACCTGAAATCGCCAGATGCCGGCCGAAATATGATGCGATTAATGGTGATCCAGCAGATGGTGATGATTGCCTGTCCGGCCGTTTTTATGGGCGTTCTGCTAACAACAAGTCTTCGGGCAACTTTCCGACTGCGAATGCCGTCGCTGCAAGCCATGGCCACAGGTATCGGCCTGGCATGTGTCGCTCATCCCCTGAGTGTTGAGCTGAGTCAGTTTCTTGTGGCTCACCAGGTGTTTCCTCCGTTGCCTGATGGAGCTGTCAAAGTCATGGGGTTGCTACGGGCGGGCGAACAACCGACATGGCTGCTGATTGTGGTATTCGCACTCACCCCTGCCATTTGCGAAGAACTCGCGTTTCGTGGATTCATTCTCAGCGGGTTGGCTCGTGGTGGTCGCCTTGCCATTGCAGTCGTGATCAGCAGCATGATGTTTGGAATCGTCCATATGATTCCACAGCAGGCATTTAATGCCGGATTGCTGGGACTGGTATTGGGGATCCTGGCAATCTATAGCCGAAGCCTGTTCCCGGCGATTGCATTCCACCTTTGCAACAATGCCATCGCAACATTGCATGCCGGTGGTTTCGAATGGATTCGAGCGGACGGCGTGTTTTTCACTCGCGACGTCGATCATTCTCTGCGATATGAGGCTCCCCTACTGATACTCTGCGGGGTCGCAGCCGCGTTGATGATCATTCACATGGTCAGGGAAATCATGCTGGAACAGGATCTGAAACGTCGGGGAATCATCCCTTCGTACCATGATTCCAGTGAGGCCTCGACGCCAGTAGCTTGTACCGAATCTTAA
- a CDS encoding DUF1501 domain-containing protein, protein MSGPIIQIGDVLTSREASRREFLTSSASGLGGLALASLLQSEGAMAMDAGIAPTPPLATKFSHVAGRARNCIFIFMAGAPSQLDLFNYRPELNRLNGQKLPESLLKGVRFAFIEKDTARLLGSPRRFRQYGDCGTWMSDLLPNIGQCADDICLINSMHTDQFNHHPGQLMMQCGQAQFGLPSMGAWLSYGLGTENQNLPSYVVLTAGRGSSGGATLWSSGYLPSVHAGVLLRNQGPPILNLELPPGLSPSLERKGLDVLQTINGLQLDRYRDPEIASRIANYELSFRMQSAAPELTDLSGETQATLAAYGVDRKDPSQKSGRVGPGEHYGSFARNCLLARRMVERGVRFVNIIFASWDHHSKLDQELTYNAGMVDQPIGALIQDLKQRGLLDDTVVIWGSEFGRTPLGENRHNSANVSGRDHHPNAFSIFAAGGGFRGGYVHGETDDIGWNPVVAPVHVNDFQATLLSAFGIDHKRLTFRHQGADKRLTNITRDSEMIDDLLA, encoded by the coding sequence ATGTCTGGCCCGATCATCCAAATCGGAGACGTACTCACAAGCCGCGAGGCATCTCGTCGTGAGTTCCTGACTTCTTCCGCCAGCGGGCTTGGGGGTCTGGCGCTTGCCTCGTTGCTTCAGTCCGAAGGTGCAATGGCAATGGATGCAGGCATCGCGCCGACGCCACCGCTTGCGACAAAATTCTCTCACGTTGCAGGACGAGCACGCAACTGCATCTTCATCTTCATGGCCGGTGCTCCATCGCAACTTGATCTGTTTAACTATCGGCCAGAGCTCAATCGACTGAACGGACAGAAACTCCCGGAATCGCTTCTGAAGGGTGTGAGATTTGCCTTTATCGAAAAGGACACCGCCAGACTGCTCGGGTCGCCTCGCCGATTTCGTCAGTATGGAGACTGCGGTACCTGGATGTCCGACCTGCTGCCAAATATCGGGCAGTGTGCCGATGACATTTGCCTGATCAATTCAATGCATACCGATCAGTTCAACCATCATCCGGGGCAACTGATGATGCAGTGTGGGCAAGCGCAGTTCGGACTGCCTTCCATGGGTGCATGGTTAAGTTACGGTCTGGGCACTGAGAACCAGAACCTGCCAAGCTACGTTGTACTGACCGCGGGACGAGGTTCAAGTGGTGGCGCGACCCTGTGGAGCAGTGGCTATCTTCCCTCTGTTCATGCTGGAGTACTGCTGCGTAACCAGGGCCCGCCCATTCTGAATCTGGAATTGCCGCCCGGGTTATCCCCTTCGCTGGAACGCAAGGGTCTGGATGTGCTGCAAACGATTAATGGTCTCCAGCTGGACAGGTATCGCGACCCCGAAATTGCGAGTCGAATCGCAAATTATGAGCTGTCATTTCGGATGCAGTCGGCCGCACCAGAGCTGACCGATTTGTCGGGTGAAACGCAGGCGACTCTGGCTGCCTACGGCGTTGATCGAAAAGATCCTTCGCAAAAATCCGGGCGTGTGGGACCGGGTGAGCACTATGGTTCGTTTGCTCGAAATTGCCTGCTGGCTCGCCGTATGGTTGAACGTGGTGTGCGATTTGTGAACATCATTTTCGCTTCATGGGACCATCATTCCAAGCTGGATCAGGAACTCACGTACAATGCGGGAATGGTAGACCAGCCGATCGGTGCGTTGATTCAGGATCTGAAGCAACGCGGATTGCTGGACGATACAGTCGTCATCTGGGGCAGCGAATTTGGGCGAACCCCCCTGGGCGAAAACCGACACAACAGTGCCAATGTTTCCGGGCGTGATCATCATCCCAATGCCTTCAGTATTTTCGCCGCCGGCGGTGGATTTCGTGGCGGATATGTACACGGTGAGACCGACGACATTGGATGGAATCCCGTCGTCGCACCTGTGCACGTAAACGATTTTCAGGCAACGCTGCTAAGCGCGTTTGGTATCGATCACAAGAGACTGACATTTCGCCACCAGGGCGCGGACAAGCGATTGACCAACATCACACGCGACTCTGAAATGATCGACGACCTCCTGGCGTAG
- a CDS encoding tRNA-(ms[2]io[6]A)-hydroxylase, whose protein sequence is MLHLKSNTSERWLTQVDSDLPEILIDHAHCEQKAASTAMDLMFDYVAHDDLCDEMSEIVLEELDHFKQVRELLKRRGIRFRGLKPGTYGRRLKEHVRKQEPGRAVDRLLIASLIEARSCERFVLLRDHLKDDELAAFYGSLYESEARHHSTYVRLAKNFVSESDVEQRLAELAQIEAAIIEEGCPLPRVHS, encoded by the coding sequence ATGCTGCACCTCAAATCCAACACAAGCGAACGATGGTTAACTCAAGTCGACTCTGATCTTCCCGAGATCCTGATCGACCACGCGCATTGCGAACAGAAGGCTGCGTCAACAGCGATGGACCTGATGTTCGATTACGTGGCACACGATGATCTGTGCGATGAGATGTCGGAAATTGTGCTTGAGGAACTGGACCACTTCAAACAGGTGCGGGAACTGTTAAAACGGAGGGGAATTCGTTTTCGCGGCCTGAAGCCTGGCACTTACGGACGCCGCTTGAAAGAACACGTTCGAAAGCAGGAACCCGGGCGGGCCGTCGATCGATTGCTCATTGCAAGCCTTATTGAGGCTCGCAGCTGCGAACGCTTTGTCTTGTTGCGTGATCATCTGAAAGATGACGAACTGGCAGCGTTCTACGGCAGTCTTTACGAATCCGAAGCCCGACACCATTCCACCTATGTGCGTCTGGCAAAGAATTTCGTCAGTGAAAGTGATGTGGAACAACGACTCGCCGAATTGGCTCAAATCGAAGCGGCGATTATCGAGGAAGGTTGTCCGCTTCCTCGAGTGCATAGTTAA